The following are encoded in a window of Alosa sapidissima isolate fAloSap1 chromosome 10, fAloSap1.pri, whole genome shotgun sequence genomic DNA:
- the mchr2a gene encoding melanin-concentrating hormone receptor 2 yields MTEADSTAVNCTFSPNSSWSAEVDNDEYYSIVKVTETTILPAFVGFLCCTGLVGNILVLVTILRSPKKTVPDVYMCNLAGADLVHVTVMPFLIHQWARGGHWVFGNTLCTVISSLDNCNQVACAVIMTAMSLDRYLALVHPFRLTSLRTRSKTIWINLCVWAVAGVLALPAWVHSGVLRFPDGLESCSMNLVSRRALLWYTIYQTLVSFFLPLPLILLCYILILCYTWRMYQRNNKARQYSSSVPRDRVVRLTKTVLVLVAVFLVSVGPYHVLQLVNLSVRRPSLAYHTCYYLSVCLSYAASSVNPFIYILLSGHFRLRLRRRCTPQGQRLNPTTQHSALRPSQ; encoded by the exons ATGACCGAAGCGGACTCAACTGCTGTGAACTGCACATTTTCACCAAACAGCTCATGGAGTGCCGAAGTCGACAACGATGAGTATTACAGTATTGTCAAAGTCACAGAGACAACTATTTTACCAGCCTTCGTGGGCTTTCTCTGTTGCACAGGCTTAGTGGGGAACATTCTGGTACTGGTAACTATTCTGAG GTCCCCCAAGAAGACGGTGCCTGACGTCTACATGTGCAACCTGGCGGGCGCTGACCTGGTGCACGTGACCGTCATGCCTTTCCTCATCCACCAGTGGGCACGAGGCGGGCACTGGGTGTTTGGGAACACGCTCTGCACCGTCATCTCCTCCCTGGACAACTGCAACCAGGTGGCCTGTGCGGTCATCATGACGGCCATGAGTCTGGACAG GTATCTGGCGCTGGTTCACCCCTTCCGCCTAACAAGCCTGAGGACCCGCTCAAAGACAATCTGGATAAACCTGTGCGTGTGGGCCGTGGCCGGCGTGCTGGCGCTGCCCGCCTGGGTCCACTCAGGGGTCCTCCGCTTCCCCGACGGCCTGGAGAGCTGCTCCATGAACCTGGTGTCCCGCAGGGCTCTGCTGTG GTACACCATCTACCAGACCCTGGTGTCCTTTTTCCTGCCACTGCCTCTCATTCTCCTCTGCTACATCCTCATCCTCTGCTACACCTGGAGAATGTACCAGAGGAACAATAAGGCACGCCA ATACAGCAGCAGTGTGCCGAGGGACCGAGTGGTTCGGCTGACCAAGACGGTGCTGGTTCTGGTGGCGGTGTTCCTGGTGAGCGTGGGACCGTACCACGTGCTGCAGCTGGTCAACCTGAGCGTGCGACGGCCCTCGCTGGCCTACCACACCTGCTACtacctgtctgtgtgcctgAGCTACGCTGCAAGCAGCGTCAACCCCTTCATCTACATCCTGCTGAGCGGTCACTTCCGCCTCCGGCTGCGGCGCCGCTGCACGCCACAGGGCCAGCGGCTCAACCCCACAACCCAGCACAGCGCGCTCCGTCCCAGCCAGTGA
- the LOC121720431 gene encoding fatty acid-binding protein, heart-like, producing the protein MAEKFVGTWRMVKSENFDDYLKELGVSFAIRQVASKAKPSVTVSVDADGTITLNTGRKDIKFKLNEEFIETTGDARQTKNVVTLDNGRMVQRQTWDGKETTIERELVSDKFVTTFKIGDVVAVRTFEKQA; encoded by the exons ATGGCCGAGAAGTTTGTTGGGACCTGGAGGATGGTGAAGAGTGAAAACTTTGATGATTACCTCAAGGAACTCG GTGTGAGCTTTGCTATACGCCAGGTAGCCAGCAAAGCCAAACCGAGTGTGACCGTCTCCGTGGACGCTGATGGAACCATAACTCTGAATACTGGAAGAAAAGATATCAAGTTCAAACTGAACGAAGAGTTCATCGAGACCACCGGTGATGCGAGACAGACTAAA AACGTAGTGACCCTGGACAATGGTAGAATGGTCCAGAGGCAGACATGGGATGGCAAGGAGACAACCATCGAGAGAGAGTTGGTGAGCGACAAGTTTGTCACG ACATTTAAGATTGGAGATGTTGTGGCAGTGAGAACATTCGAGAAGCAAGCATGA